Proteins found in one Lycium ferocissimum isolate CSIRO_LF1 chromosome 6, AGI_CSIRO_Lferr_CH_V1, whole genome shotgun sequence genomic segment:
- the LOC132060181 gene encoding chromatin remodeling protein EBS-like encodes MAKTRPGKRDMNSYTIRGTNKVVRAGDCVLMRPSEGDTAPYVARVEKIEADNRNNLKVHVRWYYRPEESMGGRRQFHGSKELFLSDHYDVQSAHTIEGKCIVHSFKNYTKLENVGPEDYYCRFEYKAATGAFVPDRVAVYCKCEMPYNPDDLMVQCEACKDWYHPACVGLTSEQAKQIGDFVCSDCSSEDVKKSLSTYAAFPLSNGKVARKRQKR; translated from the exons ATGGCCAAGACTCGACCTGGAAAACGAGACATGAATTCTTACACCATTAGAGGCACCAATAAAGTTGTCAGAG CTGGGGACTGTGTGTTGATGCGGCCATCAGAAGGCGATACTGCTCCGTATGTAGCACGTGtagagaaaattgaagctgATAACCGGAACAATTTAAAGGTGCATGTTAGATGGTATTACCGGCCAGAGGAGTCAATGGGAGGGCGGAGACAGTTTCATGGATCGAAGGAGTTATTCTTGTCAGACCACTACGATGTTCAAAGTGCGCACACAATAGAAGGGAAGTGCATTGTTCACTCTTTCAAGAACTATACTAAGCTTGAGAATGTTGGTCCGGAGGATTATTACTGTCGGTTTGAGTATAAAGCGGCAACTGGAGCTTTTGTGCCAGATCGTGTTGCAGT GTATTGCAAATGCGAGATGCCATATAACCCAGATGATTTAATGGTACAATGCGAGGCGTGCAAGGACTG GTATCATCCAGCCTGTGTGGGCTTGACTAGTGAACAAGCTAAGCAAATAGGTGACTTTGTTTGTTCTGATTGCTCATCTGAAGATGTGAAAAAGTCTCTTAGTACTTATGCTGCATTCCCTCTGTCTAATGGCAAG